ATGCCAAGGTATACAGACAGGATCTGTCGTTGATGTGATCGAAATTGATGCGGCCTCCAACAACGGGGTTGACGAAATTCGTTACATACGCGATAACGTCATTGCCGCGCCACGTGACGTACGTTATAAAGTGTACATCATCGATGAAGTACACATGCTCTCGACCGGCGCTTTTAACGCCTTGTTAAAAACATTGGAAGAACCTCCCGCCCATGTTGTCTTTATGTTGGCCACGACAGAGGCTCATAAAATCCCGCTCACGATCGTTTCCCGTTGCCAACGCTTTGATTTTAAACGGATCAGCGGGGATACTCTTGTGGCGCGAATGCAGGAGGTTGTCGCAGAGGGAGAGATCGAGGTAGAGGAGGACGCCCTTCATTTTATCTCTCGAGCGGCCGAAGGTGGAATGCGGGATGCGTTGAGCCTGCTTGATCAGGCGATTTCATTTGCAGAAACGAAAGTCACGGCTTCCGACGTCCAAGCGATCACAGGTGCCGTTTCCCAATCGTTTCTCGCTTCCGCGATAGCTGCATTAATCGAACGGGATGCCAAAGAGGCTGTGAAATCAGCAGATACGTTGATACGAGAAGGCAAAGATCCATTGCGTTTTATGGAGGATGTTATCCATTATTTGCGTGATTTATTGCTTTTTCAGACGGCCCCTGGTTTGGAAGAGCTTCTGGATCGTGTACAGGTCGATGATACGTTTCGTTCGCTTGCGGATAAAATAGAACCGGATTGGGCATATCAAACGATTGATACCCTTCATGATGAATTACGGGAAATGAAAGGATCGTCCCATCCGAAAATTTTTCTGGAAATGGCTTTTATTCATATTTGCCAGGGAGATGCAGCATCGCAGCCGCAGGAAAATGCTTCGGCAGACAACCAACAGGTGCAACAGTTAGTGGAAAAAGTACAACAGCTTGAAGCAAAAATCCGTACCTTGGAAGAAGGGCAAGAAAAAGGGGAAGCACATGCTCCGCCCCGGGACGGAGACGTCCCCCGTCAAGCCGCCCCGCGAGAAAAACCGAGACCTTCAACTTCCTCAAATGGCTCCGGAGTGAGACAAGCCCAGCATTTGCTTGAGCAAGCTTCGAAGGAAGAGCGGATGAAAATTGAATCACGGTGGACGGAAACGTTGCAAACGCTCAAAAAAGAAAGCGTGCCCGCGCACGCGTGGTTAAATGACGCACAACCGGTAGCAGCGACGACGGACGCGGTCCTTCTCGTATTTCGCAATGAAATGCACCGCGGCATGATTGCCGATAAATTTAAAGCATTGACAGAGCACGCCATCGCGTCTAATAATGACCATAGCTATTACATCTTGACGCTTCTCAAGCAAGATTGGGATCAACTAAAGGAAGCGTATCGAGGCAAACATCAGCAAGCGGCAGCGAAGGAAACGTCGAATGAAGCAAGCGAAGAGGACCCCTTGATCGCGGAGGCGAAGAAACTCGTCGGACCTGAGTTGGTTGAAGTCGTGGACGATTCAAATACAGAGGAGGAAGACAAATGAAAAACATGGGCAACATGATGAAGCAAATGCAGAAGATGCAAAAACAAATGCAACAAGCACAAGAGGAACTGAAAGAGAAAACCGTAGAAGCAACCGCGGGCGGCGGCGCGGTGAAAATCGTTGCCTCAGGCGATAAACGCATCGTGGATGTTGAAATCGATGAAGAGGTCGTCGATCCTGAAGATGTTGATATGCTTCAAGACTTGGTTTTAGCTGCAACGAACG
The Salicibibacter kimchii DNA segment above includes these coding regions:
- the dnaX gene encoding DNA polymerase III subunit gamma/tau; translation: MSYQALYRVWRPQRLEDVAGQNHITQTLQNALRQQKFAHAYLFSGPRGTGKTSAAKIVAKAVNCVHAPVAEPCNECEACQGIQTGSVVDVIEIDAASNNGVDEIRYIRDNVIAAPRDVRYKVYIIDEVHMLSTGAFNALLKTLEEPPAHVVFMLATTEAHKIPLTIVSRCQRFDFKRISGDTLVARMQEVVAEGEIEVEEDALHFISRAAEGGMRDALSLLDQAISFAETKVTASDVQAITGAVSQSFLASAIAALIERDAKEAVKSADTLIREGKDPLRFMEDVIHYLRDLLLFQTAPGLEELLDRVQVDDTFRSLADKIEPDWAYQTIDTLHDELREMKGSSHPKIFLEMAFIHICQGDAASQPQENASADNQQVQQLVEKVQQLEAKIRTLEEGQEKGEAHAPPRDGDVPRQAAPREKPRPSTSSNGSGVRQAQHLLEQASKEERMKIESRWTETLQTLKKESVPAHAWLNDAQPVAATTDAVLLVFRNEMHRGMIADKFKALTEHAIASNNDHSYYILTLLKQDWDQLKEAYRGKHQQAAAKETSNEASEEDPLIAEAKKLVGPELVEVVDDSNTEEEDK
- a CDS encoding YbaB/EbfC family nucleoid-associated protein; its protein translation is MKNMGNMMKQMQKMQKQMQQAQEELKEKTVEATAGGGAVKIVASGDKRIVDVEIDEEVVDPEDVDMLQDLVLAATNEVMGKVDELVEQDMGKFTKGMNLPPGMF